From Pseudomonas sp. AN-1:
GGACATGGCCAGCTCGCTGATGGCCATCCGCAAGACGGTCACCGCCTCCGGCCGCCAGCTCACCTACACAGCCGGGCGCAACGACGAGACCGGCCACGCCGACTTGGCCTGGGCGCTGATGCACGCCCTGCACAACGAACCGCTGGAGGGCCAGACCGCCCAGAACACCAGCGTCATGGAGATCTTCTGATGAGCAAAAGACGCAACCGCCGAAGCCAACAACTCGCCGCGACGGTCAATCCGGCCATCGAGGGCGAGCTGCTGACCAAGGATGGTGCCGGCGGCAGCATGGAGGCATTCACCTTTGGCGACCCGACGCCGGTGCTCGATGGCAGCGAGATCCTCGACTACCTGGAGGCATGGTTCAACGGCCGCTGGTACGAGCCGCCGGTCAACCTGGACGGCCTGGCCCGCTCGACCCGGGCGAGCACGTACCTGGAGTCTGGGCTGAAGTTCAAGCGCAACATGCTGGCGAAGACCTTCATTCCGCACCGGCTGCTCTCGCGGGCGGCATTCGAGCAGTTCGCCCTGGACTGGCTGTGGTGCGGCAACGCCTACCTGGAGGTACGCCGCAATCGCCTCGGCCAACCGCTGAGCCTGCAGCCGCCGCTGGCCAAGTACATGCGCCGCGGCCGCGAGCCGGGGCAGTTCTTCCAGGTGATGGGCTGGCAGCAGGAACATGAGTTCGAGCAGGGCACGGTGCTGCACCTGCGCGAGGCGGCGATCGACCAGGAGATCTACGGACTGCCGGAATGGATGGCGGCGCTGCAGTCGGCGCTGCTCAACGAGTCGGCCACCCTGTTCCGCCGGCGCTACTACCTCAACGGCTCGCACGCCGGGTTCATCATGTACATCTCCGACCCGGCGCAGGACCAGGACGACATCGCCGACATCCGCAAGGCGCTGAAGGAGTCGAAGGGTGTCGGCAACTTCAAGAACCTGTTCCTCTACAGCCCGAACGGCAAGAAGGACGGGATCCAGGTGATCCCGATCAGCGAGGTGGCGGCCAAGGATGAGTTCAGCGGGATCAAGAACATCACCCGCGACGACATGCTCGCCGGCCTGCGCATCCCGCCGCAGCTGATGGGGATCGTGCCGCAGAACGCCGGCGGCTTCGGCTCGATCCGCGACGCGGCGCTGGTCTACGCCGCCAACGAGCTGGAGCCGATCCAGGCGCGCATGCTGCAGGTCAACGAGTGGATCGGTGAGGAGGTGATCCGCTTCAAGCCGTACGAGCTGCCCGGCGCCACCGGCTGACGTCGGCCAGCAGCACCAGGAGCCCGCCACTCGGCGGGCTTTTTCATGCCCGCACGCCGGCCGCCACCCGGCAACCGCCCCCGCCCGCGCGGCCCGCCCAGCCGACCGCCACCCTGCCCGCCCACGCCCGGCCACCCCCAGCTGCACCCGGCGCGCGCAATCGTCCCCCCGCCACGCCTCCGCGCTAAACCTGTGGCTTTTTCTTCACCCCTTCACCGGGCTGCCGGCCGCGCCAGTGCTGGGGGCTCGGGGGCGGCCGCAGGGGCGCGAAATTCTTCGGATCCCCTCACAGGTACCCCTTTTCCGCGGCGCGCTCTCCGGGGCCCCCGCGCGCCCATGCCCGGCCCGTTCACCGTCCGCCCGCCCTGCCCTGTCGGCGCCGGCGGCCCGGGGCGCGCGTGCGCGCCTTGCACTCGGCCGAATCCCACGCTTCATGCTGAGTTCGCCCCCTGCGCGTCAGCGCAGGTAGCCGCAGGCTGGCCCGTGAAGGAGCGATGCGCCGGGGCACGATGCTGCGCTGGCTCGGTGTCTCTCGGCGCGCAGCGACTGGAAGGGGCCCGGCTTCAGGATGGCGACTCGCTCGCAGGCGGCCTCGACCCACTGGCCCGTGCCGTCAGGCACGAAGTGGCCAGGCATCATCTGACATGGGGGCGGTCAGACGCCTACGCTGCAGAGTGCACGGCCGTAAGGGCTCTGCTTTATAGCCGTAGGCTGGTACCACAACACATCAAAAATTGCAGAACGCTATAACGCGGGCGCGGCCGCGGCGCGCTGGTGACGGCCGGAGCCGGCCGCAGCGCCGCACCAGGGCGAGAGAGAGACGGAAAATCGGGCGCAACAGCCCCTGCCAGCGCCCGAGACGGGGCACCAGCAACGCCGGAAGGCCGCTGAGCGGCTTGAAGAGAGGGAGAGTCAGGCGGGAGGGAAGCGCCGCTCGAGCTCGGCGCGGATCTCGGCTGGGGACAACTCAGGGTTATCCACAGCCAGTTGGTGGAAGGCCTCGGCCATCAGCCGATTGCGATCGAGCGCACGCGCCTCCTCGATCTTCACCACCTTCGCCTGGCGCACCGCCTGCGCCTTGCGGTGCGACTGCTTGCGCATCGCCGCATCGCCCAGCTCCTGGATGGCCTCGCGCTGCTGGCGGGCCTTCACATCGCGCAGATGCACCTCGCGGCGGGCCTTCTTCCTGGAGCGCTCCTCAGCCAGCTGATGTCCCAGCCCCAGATCGATGAAGAAGCGCGGCCGCAGATGAATCGTCACCCGCGTGATCCAGCGCTGGCCGTTGTGATAGATCCGCCGCACCTTGCGCCGCACGTACTGCGCCGCCTCCAGAGCCGACAGCGTGCGCGACACGCACGACTCGCTCAGCCCGCTGTCATCCGCCAGGCCGCGCTGACGGTTGAGGCGGAACGCCCCGTTGTTGTCCAGCCAGCCCAGGGCCAGGGTGGCCAGATCGAGGCGAGCCAGCAGCGGCTCGGCCAGCGCCGCCAGCGCCTCCCAGCGCTGCCGCTTCGTCCGGCAGCCGGACGCATGAATGGTATCCAGCCGGCGCAGCCACCGCCGGCCGCGCTCCTTCGCCTCCTCCGC
This genomic window contains:
- a CDS encoding phage portal protein, which encodes MSKRRNRRSQQLAATVNPAIEGELLTKDGAGGSMEAFTFGDPTPVLDGSEILDYLEAWFNGRWYEPPVNLDGLARSTRASTYLESGLKFKRNMLAKTFIPHRLLSRAAFEQFALDWLWCGNAYLEVRRNRLGQPLSLQPPLAKYMRRGREPGQFFQVMGWQQEHEFEQGTVLHLREAAIDQEIYGLPEWMAALQSALLNESATLFRRRYYLNGSHAGFIMYISDPAQDQDDIADIRKALKESKGVGNFKNLFLYSPNGKKDGIQVIPISEVAAKDEFSGIKNITRDDMLAGLRIPPQLMGIVPQNAGGFGSIRDAALVYAANELEPIQARMLQVNEWIGEEVIRFKPYELPGATG